The proteins below come from a single Candidatus Woesearchaeota archaeon genomic window:
- a CDS encoding DUF1858 domain-containing protein, which yields MPEKITKDMNLKEIVQKNPKAAEIMMEYGLHCLGCMASQFESLEQGCAAHGISEDKIDEMVKKINKAE from the coding sequence ATGCCTGAGAAAATAACAAAGGACATGAACCTGAAGGAAATAGTACAGAAAAATCCAAAAGCAGCCGAGATTATGATGGAATACGGCCTGCACTGCCTTGGTTGCATGGCGTCACAGTTCGAAAGCCTGGAGCAGGGATGCGCTGCCCACGGAATTTCCGAGGATAAGATAGATGAGATGGTTAAGAAGATAAACAAGGCAGAATAA
- a CDS encoding ferredoxin, translated as MAFKVELNQDECIGCGACAATCPDVFEMEGDKAKVKEAETDKECAKEGAEGCPVNCIKVTEMK; from the coding sequence ATGGCTTTTAAAGTAGAATTAAACCAGGATGAATGCATTGGGTGCGGAGCATGCGCTGCCACCTGCCCTGATGTCTTTGAGATGGAAGGGGACAAGGCAAAGGTCAAGGAAGCGGAGACAGACAAGGAATGCGCGAAAGAGGGTGCAGAGGGATGCCCTGTGAACTGCATCAAAGTCACAGAGATGAAATAG
- a CDS encoding DUF362 domain-containing protein — protein MDVSIIECSSYEQDEVDNAVGKALAGIGFDIPKGKRILIKPNVLGQHLPEDNVTTHPSVVGALVRMFIKDNEVIIGESSGFYHEGGTNKALEMSGMKVLAERHKASLVNLEQKPVKNMEDKKAAVYKNPHISSAVFDADMVVNVPKLKTHTLMMYTGAVKNLFGTIPGGRKQKLHVLAKTPEQFANILVDIYQNIKPQLNVMDAVVGLEGNGPGSAGTSKKTGLLLASRSAPCLDIVASGIIGYDPLKVYTNRACFERGLIDDINVVGRKPRVPYKKPVNVSRVPAFISRWFVNQAVMHPYAIKEKCVKCGICKGVCPVEAIKLNPYPEIDSKKCINCYCCHENCPHDAMDLKGSDIYNMLKGIKELIFGRR, from the coding sequence ATGGATGTGAGTATTATTGAATGCAGTTCTTATGAGCAGGATGAAGTAGATAATGCAGTCGGGAAAGCTTTAGCGGGCATAGGCTTTGACATTCCCAAAGGAAAGAGGATTCTGATAAAGCCTAATGTACTGGGCCAGCACCTGCCTGAAGACAATGTCACTACACATCCGTCTGTTGTCGGGGCTTTAGTCAGGATGTTTATAAAGGATAATGAGGTAATTATAGGCGAAAGTTCAGGTTTTTATCATGAGGGGGGCACTAATAAGGCTTTGGAAATGTCGGGGATGAAAGTGCTGGCTGAGAGGCATAAAGCCTCCCTGGTTAACCTGGAGCAGAAGCCTGTTAAGAATATGGAGGATAAAAAAGCAGCTGTCTATAAGAATCCCCATATATCCAGTGCTGTATTTGATGCTGATATGGTTGTCAATGTCCCGAAGCTGAAGACACACACGCTGATGATGTATACGGGAGCTGTAAAAAACCTGTTTGGTACCATTCCAGGCGGAAGGAAGCAGAAGCTCCATGTCCTGGCTAAAACCCCCGAGCAATTCGCAAATATATTAGTGGATATCTACCAGAACATAAAGCCGCAGCTCAATGTCATGGATGCTGTCGTAGGGCTGGAGGGAAACGGTCCGGGCTCTGCCGGGACATCCAAGAAAACAGGGCTATTGTTGGCTTCCAGAAGCGCCCCCTGCCTTGATATCGTGGCGAGCGGCATTATAGGATATGACCCATTGAAAGTATATACCAACAGAGCCTGCTTTGAAAGAGGGCTTATAGATGATATTAATGTTGTAGGCAGGAAGCCGCGAGTCCCATATAAAAAGCCTGTCAATGTTTCCAGAGTGCCTGCTTTTATATCAAGATGGTTTGTTAACCAGGCGGTGATGCATCCCTATGCCATAAAAGAGAAATGTGTAAAATGCGGAATCTGCAAAGGGGTTTGCCCTGTGGAAGCTATTAAATTAAACCCTTACCCTGAAATAGACAGCAAAAAATGCATCAACTGCTATTGCTGCCATGAGAACTGCCCGCATGATGCTATGGACTTAAAAGGCAGCGATATTTACAATATGCTGAAGGGAATAAAGGAGCTTATTTTTGGAAGAAGATGA
- a CDS encoding TIGR00269 family protein gives MKPVHTLEGGEKLTKKGFLKYFEKKVRKTIRVNKLVGKRERILVACSGGKDSTAALYLMNKIVANRNIKVEAMHVDQSIGEYSKVNRRNIEKFCSEQGIKLHVTSFREFFGMAQCYIKDALRDKGINWKSCAICGVLRRYIINKFTRDLKATRIVTGHNLDDEAQTTLMNLFNNRIDLLARQGPKSGPMKHRHFVPRIKPLYMCKEEEVLLYSKLMKFPVQYEPCPCRTDSYRLSVLKLLDEFEKSNKGTKSGIVNSYLELMPLLKKNFKKGKINSCDKCGEPTSGEVCNSCKILGKIWK, from the coding sequence ATGAAGCCTGTTCATACTTTAGAAGGGGGAGAGAAATTAACCAAGAAAGGATTTCTAAAATATTTTGAAAAAAAAGTCAGGAAGACGATAAGGGTAAATAAGTTAGTTGGAAAGAGGGAGAGGATACTGGTTGCATGCTCGGGCGGAAAAGACAGCACTGCTGCTTTGTATTTGATGAATAAAATTGTTGCTAATCGAAATATTAAGGTTGAAGCGATGCATGTTGACCAAAGCATTGGTGAGTATTCTAAAGTTAATAGGAGGAATATAGAGAAGTTTTGTTCTGAGCAGGGAATAAAACTGCATGTTACTTCGTTTAGGGAGTTTTTCGGGATGGCGCAGTGCTATATAAAAGATGCGCTGCGCGATAAGGGCATCAACTGGAAGAGCTGCGCCATATGCGGGGTGCTCAGGCGCTATATAATAAATAAATTCACACGCGACCTCAAAGCTACAAGGATTGTTACAGGCCATAATCTGGATGATGAAGCGCAAACCACGCTGATGAACCTTTTCAATAACAGGATTGATCTTCTTGCGCGACAAGGACCCAAATCCGGCCCGATGAAGCATAGGCATTTTGTTCCCCGCATCAAACCGCTTTACATGTGCAAGGAGGAAGAAGTTCTGCTTTATTCCAAACTCATGAAGTTTCCTGTGCAGTATGAGCCATGCCCGTGCAGGACTGATTCTTACCGGCTTTCTGTGCTGAAATTGCTGGACGAATTTGAGAAAAGTAATAAGGGTACTAAATCTGGCATTGTTAATTCTTATCTTGAACTGATGCCCTTATTAAAGAAAAATTTCAAGAAAGGAAAGATTAATTCCTGTGATAAGTGCGGTGAACCGACTTCCGGAGAGGTTTGTAATAGTTGTAAGATATTGGGGAAGATTTGGAAGTGA
- a CDS encoding pyruvate ferredoxin oxidoreductase (catalyzes the formation of acetyl-CoA from pyruvate and coenzyme A) yields the protein MNYKQLVNKPQKLAPGHRSCAGCGFPPIVRTVLASTDSPIVASCATGCLEVTTTIYPFTSWKIPFIHSAFENSAATISGVEAAYKALKRSGKIPKDKEIKFVAFGGDGGTFDIGLQSLSGALERGHDFVYVLYDNEAYMNTGIQRSSGTPMGASTTTAPAGKVHQGKEEWKKDMAKIAVAHNIPYVAQASVHNPIDLSMKAEKAFSTKGPAFLIVFQPCQTGWKYPMEKTMEIAKLAVESKFWPLYEVENGKYKLNYKPSKNVPIEEYLKPQGRYKHLFRPDNKQIIEKIQQHVNEEWEKLVNLCRD from the coding sequence ATGAATTACAAGCAATTAGTCAACAAGCCTCAGAAATTAGCGCCGGGCCACAGAAGCTGTGCGGGATGCGGCTTCCCGCCTATAGTAAGGACTGTCTTAGCTTCCACAGACTCTCCTATAGTCGCGAGCTGCGCAACAGGCTGCCTGGAAGTCACAACAACCATATACCCTTTCACCAGCTGGAAAATACCATTCATACATTCTGCATTCGAAAACTCGGCTGCTACCATCTCAGGAGTTGAGGCAGCTTATAAGGCGTTGAAAAGAAGCGGAAAAATTCCAAAAGACAAGGAAATCAAGTTTGTAGCTTTCGGCGGGGACGGCGGCACATTTGACATTGGGCTGCAAAGCTTAAGCGGCGCTCTGGAAAGGGGTCATGACTTTGTGTATGTCCTTTATGACAACGAAGCATACATGAATACTGGAATACAGAGAAGCTCCGGGACTCCAATGGGCGCTTCCACAACAACAGCTCCTGCAGGCAAAGTGCACCAGGGCAAGGAAGAGTGGAAAAAGGACATGGCAAAGATTGCAGTTGCTCATAACATTCCTTATGTGGCGCAGGCCTCTGTGCATAATCCAATAGATCTTTCCATGAAAGCAGAGAAGGCATTCAGCACAAAAGGGCCTGCCTTTCTTATAGTGTTCCAGCCCTGCCAGACAGGATGGAAATATCCCATGGAAAAGACGATGGAGATTGCAAAGCTTGCTGTAGAATCAAAGTTCTGGCCGTTGTACGAAGTGGAAAACGGCAAATACAAGCTCAATTACAAGCCCTCAAAGAATGTTCCGATAGAAGAATACCTCAAACCACAGGGAAGGTATAAGCACTTGTTCAGACCTGATAACAAGCAGATAATCGAAAAAATACAGCAGCACGTTAACGAAGAGTGGGAAAAGCTGGTTAATTTGTGCAGGGATTGA
- the porA gene encoding pyruvate ferredoxin oxidoreductase — translation MNKEMPLTGAQSVAHAMRQINPDVVAAFPITPQTDIMMNFAKFHSDGKVDTELVRVESEHSAMSCCVGASAAGARAMTATASAGLALMWEILGVASGSRLPIAMAVVNRALSSPINIHCDHSDSMGCRDHGWIQIYNETNQEAYESVFLAVKLAEKVMLPCMICLDGFITSHGVQNVTLHDDKQMKGFVRDYEPKKWLLNTDDPHTVGPLELQDYYFETQKQRADAMIQAKEEYLKIGKELARITGNEYPLFEEYQMDDAEAVVIVMNSTAGNTKAVIDKMRKDGKKVGLLKPRLFRPFPYKEIAEALKHKKYTAVLDRSESYGANAPLYAEIKSALYEADSKPKLKSYIFGLGGRNILEPDIEKVYDELLSGKFDHLETGYIGLRGE, via the coding sequence ATGAATAAAGAAATGCCGTTGACCGGGGCACAGTCAGTTGCCCATGCCATGCGCCAGATAAATCCTGACGTTGTAGCAGCTTTCCCTATTACGCCGCAGACAGACATAATGATGAACTTCGCAAAGTTTCATTCGGACGGCAAGGTAGATACCGAGCTTGTAAGGGTGGAATCAGAGCATTCCGCAATGTCGTGCTGCGTGGGAGCAAGCGCAGCAGGTGCAAGGGCTATGACAGCAACAGCCTCAGCAGGCCTCGCACTGATGTGGGAAATCCTAGGAGTTGCTTCAGGATCGAGGCTGCCCATAGCAATGGCAGTTGTCAACAGGGCATTAAGCTCGCCAATAAACATTCATTGCGACCACAGCGATTCAATGGGATGCCGCGATCACGGCTGGATACAGATTTACAACGAGACAAACCAGGAAGCCTACGAATCGGTCTTCCTTGCAGTTAAGCTGGCTGAAAAGGTAATGCTGCCCTGCATGATCTGCCTTGACGGATTTATAACAAGCCATGGTGTCCAGAACGTAACATTGCATGACGATAAGCAGATGAAAGGCTTTGTCAGGGACTATGAGCCGAAGAAATGGCTGCTCAATACCGACGATCCCCATACAGTGGGCCCGCTGGAATTGCAGGACTATTATTTCGAGACCCAGAAGCAGAGGGCAGATGCTATGATACAGGCTAAGGAAGAATATCTGAAAATCGGAAAGGAACTGGCCAGGATTACAGGAAACGAATATCCATTATTTGAGGAATATCAGATGGATGACGCAGAAGCAGTGGTCATTGTGATGAACTCCACTGCAGGAAACACAAAAGCAGTTATAGATAAGATGAGAAAAGATGGAAAGAAAGTGGGCCTTCTAAAGCCGCGATTATTCAGGCCTTTCCCGTATAAGGAAATAGCAGAGGCATTGAAACATAAGAAATACACTGCTGTCCTTGACAGGTCAGAAAGCTACGGCGCAAATGCCCCCTTATACGCAGAAATCAAAAGCGCGCTTTATGAAGCAGACTCAAAGCCCAAATTGAAAAGCTATATATTTGGTTTGGGTGGCAGGAATATACTGGAGCCCGATATAGAAAAAGTCTATGATGAGCTCCTTTCCGGCAAATTCGATCATTTAGAGACTGGCTACATAGGCCTGAGAGGTGAATAA
- a CDS encoding pyruvate synthase, with the protein MAELKPYREIPIGGRIEKAGNSEEFKTGDWKTFKPVWNSEKCTNCMVCPVLCPEDCIPVEKGEKPVRKETDLDYCKGCGICAQVCPVKCIEMKKGDADE; encoded by the coding sequence ATGGCAGAGTTAAAACCATACAGGGAAATTCCTATCGGGGGAAGGATTGAAAAAGCTGGTAATTCCGAAGAGTTCAAGACAGGGGACTGGAAGACGTTTAAGCCTGTCTGGAACAGTGAAAAATGCACAAACTGCATGGTCTGCCCTGTTCTCTGCCCTGAGGACTGCATACCTGTTGAAAAGGGGGAAAAGCCGGTAAGAAAAGAGACGGACCTTGATTACTGCAAGGGCTGCGGCATATGCGCACAGGTCTGCCCTGTAAAATGCATAGAGATGAAAAAAGGTGATGCAGATGAATAA
- a CDS encoding pyruvate synthase, translated as MKGIFEIRLHGRGGQGAKTASQFIAEAGISKGKHIQSFPEYGPERAGAPVKAFARISDNDIKTTAPVTNPDVVLVIDATLLDTVDVAQGLSESGILIVNTPKDAAWLKEKTGFGGKCMAVDATKIALEAVGKNLPNTPILGALVKATGCIELEAISESIRKKFEKKLGEQKTQATIDAVKRAYDEVG; from the coding sequence ATGAAAGGCATTTTTGAAATTCGTTTGCATGGCAGGGGAGGACAGGGCGCTAAGACTGCTTCCCAGTTCATAGCAGAGGCAGGCATAAGCAAGGGAAAGCATATCCAGAGCTTCCCCGAATACGGCCCGGAGAGGGCAGGAGCTCCTGTAAAGGCATTTGCCAGGATATCTGACAACGATATCAAGACAACAGCCCCGGTAACAAATCCCGATGTGGTTTTAGTTATCGATGCCACACTGCTGGACACAGTAGACGTTGCACAGGGCCTTTCAGAAAGCGGCATCCTGATAGTTAACACCCCAAAAGATGCTGCATGGCTAAAGGAGAAAACAGGCTTCGGCGGAAAATGCATGGCTGTAGATGCAACAAAGATAGCCCTGGAAGCAGTCGGAAAAAACCTCCCCAACACCCCCATATTAGGGGCTTTGGTAAAGGCCACAGGCTGCATAGAGCTCGAAGCCATATCAGAATCCATAAGGAAAAAATTCGAAAAAAAGCTCGGCGAGCAAAAGACCCAGGCAACCATAGATGCTGTAAAAAGAGCTTATGATGAGGTCGGATAA
- a CDS encoding MBL fold metallo-hydrolase, translated as MKIIFLGTGEAFDETLPNNSHLIISETRLLLDCGYSMPAQLWKYNPDPSFLDAIYISHGHADHYFGLPALLGRMWEEKRTKPIIIICREQIKKDIEKMLELGYAGIRQKFEFSLDFITAEKGKKVKLNELGLSFAPTIHSKPNLAVSIDDSKSKICYSGDGKYTKEAEQMYKGSDLLIHEAYSLEPEKPGHGSIYNLIEMAKKAKIKCLALTHLQRSLRKQKNRLKKIITKKIIVPQPMQEYSL; from the coding sequence ATGAAGATTATATTCTTAGGGACAGGAGAGGCATTTGATGAAACTCTCCCCAATAACTCGCATCTTATTATATCTGAAACAAGGCTGCTATTGGACTGCGGCTATTCAATGCCCGCGCAGTTATGGAAATATAATCCTGATCCTTCTTTCCTAGACGCGATTTATATCTCACACGGACATGCTGACCATTATTTCGGCCTGCCCGCTTTACTGGGAAGGATGTGGGAGGAAAAAAGAACAAAGCCTATAATAATTATCTGCCGGGAACAAATCAAAAAAGACATAGAAAAGATGCTCGAATTGGGCTATGCAGGCATAAGGCAAAAATTTGAATTCAGCCTGGATTTTATCACAGCAGAAAAGGGCAAAAAAGTTAAGCTAAATGAATTAGGGCTTTCCTTCGCTCCAACGATTCACTCGAAGCCAAACCTGGCTGTAAGCATTGATGACAGCAAAAGCAAAATATGCTACAGCGGGGATGGAAAATACACAAAAGAAGCAGAACAGATGTATAAAGGCTCTGATTTGCTCATACATGAGGCATATTCGTTAGAGCCGGAAAAGCCCGGCCACGGCAGCATCTATAACTTGATAGAAATGGCTAAAAAGGCAAAAATAAAATGCCTTGCTCTGACCCATCTCCAAAGAAGTTTAAGAAAGCAAAAAAACAGGCTAAAAAAAATAATAACAAAAAAAATAATCGTGCCGCAGCCTATGCAGGAATATTCTCTTTGA
- a CDS encoding MFS transporter: MDNLILLSIVSLINDFSSKMILPVLPLYIKQLGGAGLAVGLISGIGESIASFLKVLSGYWSDKYGGRKPFVLGGYFTSAVAKILFFFANSWPVVLVLRSLERTGKGLRSASRDALIAVTGGKRGKAFGIHRAFDSGGAVLGSLFVLFLVWRLKVEIRYVFLIAGIIAFFALIPIFPAKESDKKKAGNKKLIISFKEFSPRLKLFMAVAAIFALGNFSWMFLVLKVQDAFSAGFAIVIPILLYILYNVFYTAMAVPSGMLADKFGKDNVLLAGYSLFALIMLGFIFFNELASFIVLFILYGIMYAFIESNERAYVSDLSEDETRGTALGTFFTLTSIVALPAGLIAGSLYDVQPEFTFVYGLVLSMSAVALFLVHKCSRK; encoded by the coding sequence ATGGATAACTTAATCCTGCTGAGCATTGTAAGCCTTATCAATGATTTCTCTTCTAAGATGATACTCCCCGTTCTGCCCCTGTATATAAAGCAACTGGGCGGAGCCGGGCTGGCTGTCGGGCTGATTTCAGGTATAGGGGAAAGCATAGCAAGCTTCCTTAAGGTGCTTTCAGGATATTGGTCTGACAAATACGGCGGGAGGAAGCCGTTTGTTTTGGGAGGGTATTTCACATCGGCTGTCGCAAAAATACTTTTCTTTTTTGCCAATTCGTGGCCTGTTGTGCTGGTTTTGCGCAGTTTAGAGAGGACAGGAAAGGGGCTGAGGTCTGCTTCAAGGGATGCGCTTATTGCTGTTACAGGCGGCAAAAGGGGGAAGGCATTCGGCATACACCGCGCATTTGACTCGGGAGGGGCTGTGCTGGGAAGCCTGTTCGTGCTGTTTTTGGTGTGGCGCCTTAAGGTTGAGATAAGATATGTATTCCTGATTGCAGGCATAATAGCTTTTTTTGCGCTGATACCCATTTTTCCTGCGAAGGAATCTGACAAGAAGAAAGCGGGAAACAAGAAGCTAATAATATCATTCAAAGAATTCTCACCCAGGCTGAAGCTTTTTATGGCTGTGGCTGCAATATTTGCACTGGGGAATTTCAGCTGGATGTTTTTAGTGTTGAAAGTGCAGGATGCATTCAGCGCTGGGTTCGCTATCGTGATTCCAATACTGCTTTATATCCTTTATAATGTGTTTTATACTGCGATGGCAGTTCCTTCAGGAATGCTTGCTGATAAATTCGGCAAGGACAATGTACTATTGGCGGGCTATTCCTTGTTTGCATTAATCATGCTCGGCTTTATATTTTTCAATGAGCTGGCTTCTTTTATAGTACTGTTCATACTCTACGGGATTATGTATGCTTTCATAGAATCCAATGAGAGGGCCTATGTCTCTGATTTGAGCGAGGACGAGACAAGGGGCACAGCCTTAGGCACTTTTTTCACCCTGACGAGCATAGTTGCGCTTCCTGCTGGCCTAATTGCAGGAAGCCTGTATGATGTGCAGCCTGAATTTACATTTGTATACGGCTTAGTGCTGTCTATGTCTGCTGTTGCATTGTTTCTTGTGCATAAGTGCAGCAGGAAATGA
- a CDS encoding DUF1297 domain-containing protein, translating into MIKRQEIRKILEKYDKNNITIGVLGGHSGLDICRGAKKMGFKTLAVCRKGREKTYTKYYKTRGGKGCVDETIVLDSFDSIIKPEIQEKLLKRNTIFIHNRYFWVYFNFSDIENRFRVPIYGTRSMLKLEERDIPKNQYYLMEKAKIRFPKIYKSPKDIDRLVIVKVNEAKRSYERAFFFANSFQDYKKKAGQMIKERAITEGALKNAVIEEYVIGAQINFNYFYSVLNNEIEIMGTDTRRQTNLDGFLRLPADEQLEVLKYMKPKMIENGHMAATTKESIIEKIFELGERFIKTTKKECPPGIIGPFALQGSYITESGKEEFVCFDISMRIPGSPLTRFTPHTGYLYGSSISYGERIAMEIRQAIEQDKLDLVCT; encoded by the coding sequence ATGATAAAAAGGCAGGAAATAAGGAAAATACTTGAAAAATACGATAAGAACAACATAACTATCGGTGTTCTTGGGGGCCATTCCGGGCTTGACATATGCAGGGGGGCAAAAAAGATGGGCTTTAAGACTCTTGCTGTATGCAGGAAAGGCAGGGAAAAGACCTACACCAAATATTACAAAACAAGGGGCGGAAAAGGCTGTGTCGATGAAACCATTGTCTTGGACAGCTTTGACAGCATAATAAAGCCCGAAATACAGGAGAAGCTGCTGAAAAGAAACACCATTTTCATCCACAACCGTTACTTCTGGGTGTACTTTAATTTCAGCGACATAGAGAACAGGTTCAGGGTGCCGATTTACGGCACAAGGTCAATGCTGAAATTGGAAGAAAGGGACATTCCCAAAAACCAGTACTATCTCATGGAAAAGGCAAAGATAAGGTTCCCTAAGATATACAAGAGCCCAAAAGATATTGACCGGTTAGTAATTGTAAAGGTCAATGAAGCTAAGCGCAGCTATGAGAGGGCTTTCTTCTTCGCAAACAGCTTCCAGGACTACAAAAAAAAAGCAGGGCAAATGATAAAGGAAAGGGCAATAACAGAAGGGGCATTGAAAAATGCGGTAATCGAAGAATACGTGATAGGAGCGCAGATAAATTTCAATTACTTCTACTCTGTCCTGAACAACGAGATTGAGATAATGGGCACTGACACGAGAAGGCAGACAAACCTGGACGGCTTCCTCAGGCTGCCCGCGGATGAGCAGCTCGAAGTCCTGAAATACATGAAGCCGAAGATGATTGAAAACGGTCACATGGCTGCCACAACCAAAGAAAGCATAATAGAAAAAATATTCGAATTAGGAGAAAGATTCATCAAAACTACAAAAAAAGAATGTCCCCCCGGCATAATAGGCCCTTTTGCCCTGCAGGGCTCATACATCACAGAAAGCGGGAAAGAAGAGTTTGTCTGCTTTGACATCTCCATGAGAATACCCGGCAGCCCTCTGACAAGGTTTACCCCGCATACAGGCTACTTATACGGCAGCTCTATCAGCTATGGCGAGAGGATAGCGATGGAGATAAGGCAGGCAATTGAGCAGGACAAGCTGGACCTGGTCTGCACGTAA
- a CDS encoding DUF1297 domain-containing protein, protein MAQTKKYRIATIGSHSALQILKGAKDEGFETICICLKGREQPYRSFSVADKIITIDSYANFEKVQQQLLKENAIIIPHASFIAYMGIKRTENLKIPYFGNKKILNWESNRTVERKWLMQAGLKMPKIFDRPEDIDRPVITKFHGASGGKGYFLAKHYKDWKKKMQAYTGEEDYVIQEYVVGVPCYIHYFYSPLSQEIEILSFDKRYESNVDSLGRISARDQMVLPKIDPSYVIVGNIPLVVRESLLPYAFRIGEKVIEESRKICPPGLFGPFCLEGIITPDAKIVVFEISARIVAGTNPYVHGSPYSWLKYNEPMSTGRRIAREIKEAIRQDKLKMVLG, encoded by the coding sequence ATGGCGCAAACAAAAAAGTACAGGATTGCAACAATAGGCTCTCATTCTGCATTACAGATATTGAAAGGCGCGAAAGATGAAGGCTTCGAGACCATATGCATCTGCCTGAAGGGAAGGGAGCAGCCGTATAGGTCATTCAGCGTAGCTGACAAGATAATAACAATCGATTCTTACGCAAATTTCGAAAAAGTGCAGCAGCAGCTGTTAAAAGAAAACGCCATAATAATTCCCCATGCCTCTTTCATAGCATATATGGGCATCAAAAGGACAGAAAATCTCAAAATACCCTATTTCGGAAACAAGAAAATCCTCAACTGGGAATCAAACAGGACCGTAGAAAGAAAATGGCTCATGCAGGCAGGCCTAAAGATGCCCAAGATATTCGACAGGCCAGAAGACATAGACAGGCCTGTGATCACCAAGTTCCACGGCGCTTCAGGCGGGAAAGGATATTTCCTGGCAAAGCATTACAAAGACTGGAAAAAGAAGATGCAGGCTTACACCGGCGAAGAAGACTACGTGATACAGGAGTATGTTGTTGGGGTTCCGTGCTATATCCATTATTTCTACTCGCCACTCTCGCAGGAAATAGAGATCCTGAGCTTTGACAAGCGCTACGAAAGCAATGTCGACAGTCTCGGAAGAATCTCAGCCCGCGACCAGATGGTTTTGCCCAAGATTGACCCAAGCTACGTTATCGTGGGAAACATTCCATTAGTTGTGAGGGAATCCCTGCTCCCATACGCTTTCAGGATAGGGGAGAAAGTGATCGAAGAAAGCAGGAAGATATGCCCTCCTGGGTTATTCGGCCCTTTCTGCCTCGAGGGAATAATAACCCCTGATGCAAAAATAGTTGTTTTTGAAATCTCCGCCAGGATTGTTGCTGGCACCAATCCTTATGTTCATGGCTCGCCTTACTCTTGGCTGAAATACAATGAGCCGATGTCAACAGGAAGAAGGATAGCTCGCGAGATAAAAGAAGCCATAAGGCAGGATAAGCTAAAAATGGTTTTGGGGTGA
- a CDS encoding 50S ribosomal protein L15e: MSLYKHIREAWKRPKQSEFYKARLIAWRREPATVRVKKPTRLDRARSLGYKAKQGFVIVRQRLIRGGRQHPRRSTGGRRPKASSQVKNLEKSYRQVAEERASRKYRNCEVLNSYWLADDGKFVWHEVILVDRTNPHILADRGINWISLEKGRVFRGKTSAGIRSRGLRKKGKGAEKARPSKRANLNRRKKSLKK, encoded by the coding sequence ATGAGCTTATACAAGCATATCAGGGAGGCCTGGAAAAGGCCGAAACAAAGCGAGTTCTACAAAGCAAGGCTGATAGCATGGAGAAGGGAGCCTGCTACAGTAAGGGTCAAAAAGCCCACAAGGCTTGACCGCGCACGCTCTCTTGGTTATAAGGCGAAGCAGGGCTTTGTAATAGTAAGGCAAAGGCTCATAAGGGGGGGAAGGCAGCATCCCAGGAGAAGCACAGGGGGAAGAAGGCCCAAGGCCTCCTCACAGGTAAAAAATCTCGAAAAGTCATACCGCCAAGTGGCCGAGGAGAGGGCATCCAGGAAATACAGGAACTGTGAAGTGCTTAATTCATACTGGCTGGCAGACGACGGAAAATTTGTATGGCATGAAGTGATTCTTGTAGATAGGACCAATCCCCACATACTGGCTGACAGGGGCATAAACTGGATCAGCCTTGAAAAAGGCCGCGTTTTCAGGGGCAAGACTTCGGCAGGAATAAGGTCAAGAGGCCTGAGGAAAAAAGGCAAGGGCGCTGAAAAGGCAAGGCCCAGCAAAAGGGCCAACTTAAACAGAAGGAAGAAGTCTTTGAAGAAATAA